A window of the Hemitrygon akajei chromosome 22, sHemAka1.3, whole genome shotgun sequence genome harbors these coding sequences:
- the atp5pd gene encoding ATP synthase subunit d, mitochondrial: MSSRRVAMKAVDWLAFGERVPPNQRAMFNALKTRTDALTSRLTSLPEKPPALDWNYYRKMIVKPGMVDEFEKKYNALKIPEPINTQTEKINAQEQEANKSAEEYCQASKERISKYEKELAGFKSMVPFDQMTIDDLNQTFPETKLDMEKYPYWPHKPINEL; this comes from the exons ATGTCGAGCCGAAGAGTTGCCATGAAAGCTGTTGACTGGTTGGCATTTGGTGAGCGGGTCCCACCCAACCAGAGAGCCATGTTCAATGCACTAAAGACTCGAACTGATGCCCTGACTAGCAG GTTAACGTCACTTCCAGAGAAACCTCCGGCTCTGGACTGGAACTATTATAGGAAAATGATCGTAAAACCTGGAATGGTGGATGAGTTTGAGAAGAAG TACAATGCTTTAAAGATTCCGGAACCCAtcaacacacagactgagaaaaTTAATGCTCAGGAGCAAGAGGCT AATAAGAGTGCTGAAGAATACTGTCAGGCTTCAAAGGAGCGGATTTCCAAATATGAAAAGGAG CTTGCAGGCTTCAAAAGTATGGTTCCGTTTGACCAGATGACCATTGATGATCTGAACCAAACCTTCCCTGAAACCaagctggacatggagaagtatCCCTATTGGCCTCACAAGCCCATCAATGAGCTGTAA
- the LOC140714980 gene encoding BTB/POZ domain-containing protein KCTD2-like, with amino-acid sequence MAELQSSGPVSGNSADSLGLGDKPGNKWVRLNVGGTYFISTKQTLCRDPKSFLCRLCQEDPDLDSDKDETGAYLIDRDPSYFGPILNYLRHGKLIINKDLAEEGVLEEAEFYNIALLVRLVKERIRDLENRTSQGPVKHVYRVLQCQEEELTQMVSTMSDGWKFEQLISIGSSYNYGSEDQAEFLCVVSRELNNSTNGIVIEPSEKAKILQERGSRM; translated from the exons ATGGCGGAGCTGCAGAGCTCGGGGCCCGTGAGCGGGAACAGCGCGGACTCCCTCGGGCTCGGCGATAAACCCGGCAACAAATGGGTGCGGCTGAACGTGGGCGGAACTTATTTTATCAGCACCAAACAAACCTTGTGCCGCGACCCCAAATCCTTCCTGTGCCGCCTGTGTCAGGAGGACCCGGACCTAGACTCGGACAAG GATGAAACTGGTGCCTATCTCATCGACAGAGACCCGAGTTACTTTGGCCCGATCCTCAACTACCTTCGACATGGCAAACTAATCATTAACAAGGATTTGGCAGAAGAGG GGGTGCTGGAGGAGGCAGAGTTCTATAACATTGCCTTACTTGTCCGATTGGTCAAAGAACGTATTCGGGATTTGGAGAATAGGACCTCACAG GGTCCAGTGAAACATGTTTACCGCGTCCTACAGTGTCAGGAGGAGGAACTCACACAGATGGTTTCTACGATGTCGGACGGATGGAAATTTGAGCAG CTCATTAGTATTGGATCCTCCTACAACTATGGCAGTGAAGATCAGGCTGAATTTCTCTGCGTTGTCTCCAGGGAACTGAATAACTCAACTAATGGGATTGTCATCGAACCAAGTGAAAAAGCCAAG ATTCTGCAAGAGCGAGGCTCGAGGATGTGA